Proteins encoded within one genomic window of Papaver somniferum cultivar HN1 unplaced genomic scaffold, ASM357369v1 unplaced-scaffold_102, whole genome shotgun sequence:
- the LOC113327527 gene encoding uncharacterized protein LOC113327527 isoform X2 yields MSISTSSFHQEKEAHPGKKQKMSDGSEAAEDMDLGEQNKNCDNCGKIGDHRTEDCRSGIYGRSRKYDQNTIRFRNLSEDTHRDQLDWLCSNYGTVARAAGPEIKGMKDQGLVAFENKKDAQIAIQKLNGSTYKGRVITVEWALKDNAPDLQETKCRYCGKIDEHSDKYCPLVVFNPTIGKYVHSTLHFRNFAGGTDRSDISWLCRNFGELACVFEPGLYFEGDQGLAVAFENKEDAQKAIQKLNGLLYKGRVITVEWAKEKN; encoded by the exons ATGTCGATATCCACCAGCAGTTTTCATCAAGAGAAGGAAGCTCATCCCGGAAAGAAACAAAAGATGAGCGATGGAAGCGAAGCTGCTGAAGATATGGATCTTG gtgagcaaaacaagaactgcGACAATTGTGGGAAGATTGGTGATCATCGGACAGAAGATTGTCGTTCTGGAATTTATGGTAGGTCACGAAAGTATGACCAAAACACTATCCGTTTTAGAAACCTCTCAGAAGATACCCACAGGGATCAGTTGGATTGGCTGTGCAGTAATTACGGGACAGTTGCTCGTGCTGCTGGTCCTGAAATTAAGGGCATGAAAGATCAAGGTTTGGTGGCCTTTGAGAACAAGAAAGATGCACAAATAGCCATTCAGAAGCTCAATGGTTCCACTTATAAGGGTCGCGTTATCACAGTCGAGTGGGCTTTGAAAGATAATGCACCAGACCTCCAGGAAACCAAGTGCAGGTATTGTGGGAAGATTGATGAACACTCGGATAAATATTGTCCTTTAGTAGTTTTTAACCCGACGATAGGGAAGTATGTCCATAGCACTCTCCATTTTAGAAACTTCGCAGGAGGCACTGATAGGTCAGACATATCATGGCTGTGCCGTAATTTTGGGGAACTTGCTTGTGTTTTTGAGCCTGGATTGTATTTTGAGGGAGATCAAGGTTTGGCGGTAGCCTTTGAGAACAAGGAAGATGCACAAAAGGCAATTCAGAAGCTCAATGGTCTCCTTTATAAGGGCCGTGTTATCACAGTCGAGTGGGCCAAGGAAAAGAACTAG
- the LOC113327527 gene encoding uncharacterized protein LOC113327527 isoform X1, whose product MSISTSSFHQEKEAHPGKKQKMSDGSEAAEDMDLGFNFPQSPVNRLNPLIYGSLITENIGEQNKNCDNCGKIGDHRTEDCRSGIYGRSRKYDQNTIRFRNLSEDTHRDQLDWLCSNYGTVARAAGPEIKGMKDQGLVAFENKKDAQIAIQKLNGSTYKGRVITVEWALKDNAPDLQETKCRYCGKIDEHSDKYCPLVVFNPTIGKYVHSTLHFRNFAGGTDRSDISWLCRNFGELACVFEPGLYFEGDQGLAVAFENKEDAQKAIQKLNGLLYKGRVITVEWAKEKN is encoded by the exons ATGTCGATATCCACCAGCAGTTTTCATCAAGAGAAGGAAGCTCATCCCGGAAAGAAACAAAAGATGAGCGATGGAAGCGAAGCTGCTGAAGATATGGATCTTG GGTTTAATTTCCCCCAATCCCCCGTAAATCGATTAAACCCCCTAATCTATGGTTCATTAATAACTGAAAACATAggtgagcaaaacaagaactgcGACAATTGTGGGAAGATTGGTGATCATCGGACAGAAGATTGTCGTTCTGGAATTTATGGTAGGTCACGAAAGTATGACCAAAACACTATCCGTTTTAGAAACCTCTCAGAAGATACCCACAGGGATCAGTTGGATTGGCTGTGCAGTAATTACGGGACAGTTGCTCGTGCTGCTGGTCCTGAAATTAAGGGCATGAAAGATCAAGGTTTGGTGGCCTTTGAGAACAAGAAAGATGCACAAATAGCCATTCAGAAGCTCAATGGTTCCACTTATAAGGGTCGCGTTATCACAGTCGAGTGGGCTTTGAAAGATAATGCACCAGACCTCCAGGAAACCAAGTGCAGGTATTGTGGGAAGATTGATGAACACTCGGATAAATATTGTCCTTTAGTAGTTTTTAACCCGACGATAGGGAAGTATGTCCATAGCACTCTCCATTTTAGAAACTTCGCAGGAGGCACTGATAGGTCAGACATATCATGGCTGTGCCGTAATTTTGGGGAACTTGCTTGTGTTTTTGAGCCTGGATTGTATTTTGAGGGAGATCAAGGTTTGGCGGTAGCCTTTGAGAACAAGGAAGATGCACAAAAGGCAATTCAGAAGCTCAATGGTCTCCTTTATAAGGGCCGTGTTATCACAGTCGAGTGGGCCAAGGAAAAGAACTAG